From Scatophagus argus isolate fScaArg1 chromosome 10, fScaArg1.pri, whole genome shotgun sequence, a single genomic window includes:
- the LOC124066304 gene encoding 1-phosphatidylinositol 4,5-bisphosphate phosphodiesterase beta-1-like has translation MASAQPGVHALKLQPPSVSHTLRNGSNFIKWDEDLSTVTPVTLHVDPHGFYLYWTDQNKETELLDLTLVKDVRTGRSTKTPKEAKLRELLDVGNLVGRLENRMVTVVTASDLVNVNQLNFIASQEDEAKVWCEELFSLSSNLLSHNLNRDHSLLKAYVRLTLQPNAEGRIPVKNIVRLFSSDRKRVENALETCRLPYSRGDSIKLEDFTLEVYRSFLDSLCPRLELSNIFKLQGGDDGTLSIDQMTEFINNKQRDPRLNEILYPPLRPAQTNTLMERYQHDKEQLKQGLISLQAFSSYLSSDENGVIPPEKLDQSEDMSFPLSHYFINSSHNTYLTAGQLAGSSSVEMYRQVLLAGCRCVELDVWKGRTAEEEPVITHGFTMTSEISFKEVIEAIAECAFKTSPFPVILSFENHVDSLKQQAKMAEYCHSIFGEALLIDPLDKYPLESGVPLPSPQELMGKILIKNKKSHKPSNNTDTKRLADQPANQSNEPVSPSNNTGEMEAESEEDDDDEDDDGKKGSAEREAVATEEMSTLVNYVQPTKFNSFEASKKAARCYHMSSFVETKALEHLTKSPVEFVEYNKSQLSRIYPKGTRVDSSNFMPQLFWNAGCQLVALNYQTIDLSMQLNLFMFEYNGRSGYRLKPEFMRRPDKHFDPFTENTVDGIVANTLSVKVISGQFLTERRVGVYVEVEMFGLPADTRRKALKTKTSQNNNAINPVWDEEPIVFKKVILPTLASLRIAAFEEGGKFIGHRIIPVSAIRPGYRYIGLRNERNQSLILPAVFVYIEVKDYVPDTFADVIEALSNPIRYVNLLEQRSKQLAALTLEDVEEDMQTEDEADSCAERKNDLKSAPLENGLSPASGPAGHTPIAMTPKASAANHQAASTDATKPAAKSEDLVLSILIDVPVCAIESLQQSKVYQKEQRRQFKELKELVRRHQKKTSELLREFNNKYKKMARQCSKSRGSCSDSEKDERLQQLRDEQQQQLLALRQEQYYSQKYLQREHIKMLTERLSSLAEESHNTQMKKLKDICDKEKKELKRQMDRRRTEKINQAKTKEKHLAEEEKIEINKSYVNEVVQNIKRLEETQAKRHDQLVEQYNELLQEIQDLKPKLQGAIEADFQEKFQCLPGEIQDFLQDRKAEVRGHSKSRPSTPHETLSEED, from the exons ATGGCGAGCGCTCAGCCAGGGGTCCATGCACTGAAACTCCAGCCCCCCTCCGTCTCTCACACGCTGAGGAACGGAAGCAACTTCATTAAATGGGATGAG GATCTGTCCACTGTGACTCCTGTGACTCTACATGTGGACCCACATGGATTTTACCTTTACTGGACTGACCAAAACAAG gaGACGGAGTTGTTGGACCTGACCCTCGTGAAAGATGTCAGAACAGGGCGGAGCACCAAAACACCCAAG GAAGCCAAGCTGCGAGAGCTACTCGATGTGGGAAATCTGGTTGGCCGGCTTGAGAACCGCATGGTTACCGTGGTTACGGCCTCAGACCTTGTAAACGTCAACCAGCTCAACTTCATCGCTTCACAGGAGGACGAAGCTAAG GTGTGGTGTGAggaactgttttctctgtcttccaaCCTGCTGAGCCACAATCTGAACAGAGACCACAGTCTGTTGAAAGc GTACGTCAGGTTAACTCTCCAACCGAACGCAGAGGGGAGGATTCCTGTCAAGAA CATCGTTCGACTGTTTTCATCGGACAGAAAGAGAGTGGAGAACGCCCTGGAGACCTGCAGGCTGCCCTACAGCCGG GGTGACAGTATCAAACTGGAGGACTTCACCCTTGAAGTCTACAGGAGCTTTTTGGACAGTCTGTGTCCTCGTCTTGAGCTTAGCAATATCTTTAAACTGCA AGGAGGAGACGATGGGACGCTGTCAATCGATCAGATGACAGAGTTCATCAACAACAAGCAGAGAGACCCGAGGCTCAACGAAATCCTCTACCCGCCTCTCCGTcctgcacagacaaacaccCTGATGGAGAGGTACCAACATGACAAGGAACAGCTGAAGCAAG gCCTCATCTCTCTCCAGGCTTTCTCCAGTTATCTGTCCAGTGATGAGAATGGAGTCATTCCTCCAGAGAAACTGGACCAGTCTGAAGACATGAGCTTCCCCCTGTCTCACTACTTCATCAACTCGTCACATAATACATACCTGACAG CTGGCCAGCTGGCAGGGAGCTCCTCAGTGGAGATGTACAGGCAGGTTCTGCTGGCTGGATGCCGCTGTGTGGAGCTGGATGTGTGGAAAGGACGAACGGCCGAGGAGGAGCCCGTCATCACACACGGCTTTACCATGACATCAGAAATCTCTTTTAAG gaagTGATTGAAGCTATTGCAGAGTGCGCCTTCAAGACCTCACCTTTCCCTGTCATACTGTCCTTTGAAAACCACGTGGACTC TTTGAAGCAGCAGGCTAAAATGGCTGAATATTGCCACTCTATTTTCGGAGAAGCGCTGTTGATTGACCCTCTGGACAAATACCCt ctGGAGTCTGGTGTCCCGCTGCCCAGCCCTCAGGAGCTGATGGGCAAAATCCTCATCAAGAACAAGAAATCCCACAAACCCTCCAATAACACAGACACCAAAAGACTGGCGGACCAACCTGCCAATCAGAGCAACGAGCCAGTGTCTCCTAGCAACAACACAGGAG AGATGGAAGCTGAGagtgaggaagatgatgatgatgaagatgatgatggtaAAAAG GGCTCAGCAGAGCGGGAGGCCGTGGCTACAGAGGAAATGTCAACTCTGGTGAATTATGTCCAGCCCACCAAGTTCAACTCCTTCGAAGCCTCCAAGA agGCAGCCCGCTGTTACCACATGTCGTCTTTTGTGGAGACCAAAGCTTTGGAGCATCTCACAAAGTCACCAGTGGAGTTTGTGGA ATACAATAAATCCCAGCTGAGTCGTATTTATCCAAAGGGAACCAGAGTGGACTCGTCCAACTTCATGCCTCAACTCTTTTGGAACGCTGGCTGTCAGCTGGTGGCTCTCAACTACCAAACTATCG ATTTGTCCATGCAGCTGAATCTCTTCATGTTTGAGTACAACGGTCGCAGTGGCTACAGACTGAAGCCTGAGTTCATGAGACGGCCAGACAAACACTTTGACCccttcacagaaaacacagtggatGGCATCGTGGCCAACACTCTCTCTGTGAAG GTGATTTCCGGCCAGTTTCTGACCGAGCGCCGGGTGGGTGTGTATGTTGAGGTGGAGATGTTTGGACTCCCTGCAGACACCAGGCGAAAAGCACTGAAGACCAAAACCTCACAGAACAACAACGCCATCAACCCAGTGTGGGACGAAGAGCCGATTGTCTTCAAAAAG GTGATTCTTCCCACTCTGGCCTCTCTGAGAATCGCTGCTTTtgaggaaggagggaagttTATCGGTCACCGGATTATTCCAGTGTCTGCTATAAGACCAG GTTATCGTTACATCGGCTTGAGGAATGAGAGAAACCAGTCTCTGATTCTACCAGCTGTGTTTGTCTACATTGAGGTTAAAGATTACGTCCCAGACACCTTTGCAG ACGTGATAGAGGCCTTGTCCAACCCTATTCGATATGTCAACCTCCTGGAGCAGAGGTCTAAACAGCTGGCGGCTCTGACCCTGGAGGACGTAGAGGAGGACATGCAGACCGAG GACGAGGCAGACAGCTGTGCCGAGCGTAAGAACGACCTGAAATCAGCTCCACTGGAGAATGGATTGAGCCCCGCCTCTGGCCCTGCAGGCCACACCCCTATCGCCATGACGCCAAAGGCCTCCGCGGCCAATCATCAAGCAGCTTCGACAG ATGCAACCAAACCTGCAGCAAAGAGTGAAGATCTGGTTTTAAGTATTTTGATTG ATGTCCCAGTGTGTGCCATCGAGAGTCTGCAGCAGTCAAAGGTTTACCAGAAGGAGCAGAGACGTCAGTTCAAAGAGCTGAAGGAGTTAGTGAGGAGGCACCAGAAGAAAACCTCGGAGCTCCTTCGAGAGTTCAACAACAAGTACAAGAAGATGGCCAGACAGTGTAGTAagagcag GGGTTCGTGTTCAGACAGCGAGAAAGACGAGCGACTCCAGCAGCTGCGagacgagcagcagcagcagcttctggcTCTGAGGCAGGAACAGTATTACAGTCAGAAGTATCTACAGAGGGAGCATATTAAAATG CTGACGGAGCGACTGAGCAGTCTGGCTGAGGAGAGTCACAACACCCAGATGAAGAAACTTAAAGACATCTGTGACAA GGAGAAGAAAGAGTTGAAGAGGCAGATGGATCGAAGGAGAACAGAGAAGATCAACCAAGCGAAGACCAAAGAGAAACATCTAGCTGAAGA GGAGAAGATTGAGATCAATAAGTCCTACGTCAATGAAGTCGTCCAGAACATAAAACGG CTCGAGGAGACTCAGGCGAAGCGCCATGATCAGCTGGTGGAACAGTACAACGAGCTCCTCCAGGAGATACAAGACCTGAAACCAAAG CTGCAAGGAGCCATCGAGGCTGATTTTCAGGAGAAGTTCCAGTGTTTGCCTGGAGAGATTCAAGACTTCCTGCAGGACAGGAaggcagaggtcagaggtcacagcaaGTCCCGACCATCGACGCCACACGAGACTCTGTCAGAAGAGGACTGA